The DNA region TTCACAACACTCCATTATTGTAATGGAGGAAGGAACTTTGGTAATTCTTTCTACTATTTCTTTCAACATTCACAATCTTCTGTCAcaatttctttttcttaattCGTTAGTCTTTCTACTTGTTGTTTGATTTGCAGAAGATCAAGTATTTTAGTGATGGCCGTATCGAAACACAAACTGACAGGCCAGACTTATTTGATGAAGGAATACCCCCGTTTAATTGGACAACATCTCATGCTAAATGCAAATGAAGTAagtttatatttatttatttttaagtctTCTGTTGAATTTGCTAGTACTTTAACAAAAAATTTAGGAATTTGATGAAAACAACTGACATTCACTCTGTTATTCAAGAATTGGATCATCTTGAGGAATTCATCTGTTATAAATGGGCTGAATTGGGTCAGTATTGGGCTAAACCCATTCCAAGCCATGACgttaaaaagattttttttcaaattctttctttattcTTGATTGGTATCCCTCTGTTAAAACCAGCTCTTTGTGAATTTTATTCAATCTTGATCATCCTTTCAAGAATGATAATAACTAGTTATTAGTTACaccccaactttgctttaaaaatcaaactcctcaAGATGGTGAAGAatgactattgttcaaagttTAGGGGGGgttaatttttaaagcaaagttcaggggtgaaaatgattttcacccatttAGAATTTATAGCTTTGTATGCAAAAAGTTGATATCATCCACCTCATATAATAATGAACTTTGTCAAAACCATTATCACATTTCTTTATATATAATTTGAGAAATGTTTTTTCAAGTTAATAAAAGATTAGCCATTTGTTGTAATACAATACCTTCATTATTGTTATCAAAAATTTTATATGTAGATATGAAAATTTAAGTAGCTTAATTCAAAGTTCTAAAATATTAGATAAGTTCTACTGTCATTTAACTAAAAACTTAAAACTCTGAATTTTTTTTACTACATTCCTAATGTCATGACCTTATAAGGAAATAATGAACTTATCTAAATATTAATTATAACTTTTTGATAAACATTCAAGCTTCAGAGTGAAAATGAACTACAAAAGAAATTAGAATTCGCTACAAACTTCGCTGTTAAATTGCTCGTAGCTAACACAATTTTTTTGAAAATCCGTCGCTAATCCGTTGCTAATCCCATTTAGCAACGGATTTTGTAGTTTACCACGGAATTTGTCTGTTGCTAATTCATGTTCTATTAGTAGTAGCTTCTAGGCATACCAAATTAAGTCCTTTTTCTGTTGTTTGCTTTGTCTGCAGTTTCTTGATGATGATAACTAGTGCTATTTGGAGATCAACTATACATTTGAAACCAAGAAAGAATGGCAGGAAAAATGAACGATGACGCCATGACATGAATTGTTGCCTCCATACTAATTCTTGTATCCGTTCTTTGTAATTATCTCGGTCTTTTTTTCCTGCTAGTTTTACAGAAGAGAAAAAAGAGGGGGGAAAAGATTGAAAACAACCTGCTGCAATTTATTATATGATTAAAAGTTCTCTTTTTTGCCCTTCTGTCAATCAAGTTTCATGTGCATAAGTGTGCTTTTTGAATGTTGTAAAACTGTGAAGTAATCTTTTCAAGAATCCAGAGATTTTGTTCATCAGATTCCTtatcatttttcttccattttctcaATTATGATATGTCTTCCTTTTACTTACCTTAAAACCAAAGTTCGTCAAAGTTATGTTCTTTAGCTACTTTTCTCCCTTGACTTTAGTCACTTTGTTATATTCGTTTAGCTTTCTCAACCACTTCTCCCACCTTCTTTTTCCCCATAATTGAACTTGACATTTATGCATTGGCATGTTTGCTCATGATTTGAATGTTCCCTTCCAAGAGCGGGATCGAACCCTACCTGAGACAAACGCCTGTAAGTGAAAAAGGTAAGAGGGCAAACTCATTATCCACTTAAGTTCAAATAGTGGGCCATTGGTCTTAGGAATTTCTCGATTATAAGAAAAATGTTACTAGCTTTCGAAGGCTTTGGTCTAGTGATAATAGTGTTAACATGTGATGTGTAGGTTGTTTTAGCAAAATACTTTtaagaaaaccaaaagaaaataatCGCAAAATAAAATAGTCAAAAAAATTTTTTGAGGTTGATAGTTCAATACTAACAACCAAAATGGAGACCACTTGGTTTGCTTCTTCCCATGGAAGTAGGCATTCTACTAATTTCAATATTCAAAAAACATAAAAGGTTTCTTTAGGATAAAAAATTTAGGTTCTTCGTcaggatttaacttatatatattgACAGTATAAATAACATTTATGCTATCATTATATTTTGCGGATAAcctttttaatttaaattgacATTGTATATTAGTTAAACTCTTCCTGCAACTAACGACATAAGGCAAATTGGAATTTCTGTCATGATTTAATGACTATTAGGTTGTTTTTACTTCTTATATACATTCTACTGAAAAGAGAATAAGGTAAAATTAAATGGCCGTTATGTAGAATAATTTAGTTCAAATTTAATAATAAAATCAAGAGAAGTGGGTTGGTGGGTTGATAATTTAAAAATTGCAAGTCTATTTTCATAGCTTGTTCTCTTATCCCACCAGTTTTGAAGAAGTTATCCTATTCAAGTCAACATTCAAACTTGGATTTCCTCTGGAGTTTCCCCTTACCAACTTTTCAATTGAAAAAATGAACAAAGACATTTGTGTAGTAGATGTAAGAATACTACTGAATAATTTTCATCTTGTCTGGGCGGACAGAGTTATATATTCAATATTTATATTGGTGAAAGATAGCAGATATTCCGTTAGAGAAATTTTCACAAAAAGTGTGCAAAGATAagatatacgcagaccttacatCTATCTTTATGGAAAAGCGAGTTTGTTTCCAATTTCGGCTCACGAGAAATGTAACCGAGGCAGCAAATTGTGTGCCAAAAGTTGAAAATTATTATTCCAAAAAGTTCTTACGACATTAAGGAATACAAATTGCAACATAATACTGCCAATGACACGTGTCGATAATCGGTTGGTTTTCCTACATACAGTATATTCTAATTTTGTGGACTGACTAAAAGAAGTTGGAGCAGAGAATTTTATCATGTGTCTCCTTAATACAACTTTTTTGTGCTCTTCATTTTATCTTCTTCACATTTTGTCATCCAAAACCAAAAGgaataaaaggaagaaaaaaaaatagaaataaagaaCAGAGTTGTAATACGGAGGGAAATATCAAGAATGTGATCAAATATTGGATAGAAGGAGAAATTGAAACTTTTATTAAGGTATGGTTATTAATTTATGCATCACTATGCTATTGCTATTTAGTATCAAAAATTCTTCCAAAAGGTTCATTTAGTCTCTTATTTTTTCTCCCTGTGATATGTTTTTTCCTCTATGTTCCTCTCAAAATTAATTCTGTTCATCTTTGTGGTAACACTGGTTTTTGTTTTGTGACCAAGGTCCACTTTCTGATTCTTCACTTTCTATTACTAAATTTCTAATTCTTGCTTGCCTACCTATCAAGATTCAGCAAAAATctcaagaaaaaattgaaatttaTGTGCAAAATGGGATTAAAAGAGGTAAATTACATCAAAATGGTTATTTTCAGGAAATCCCATGTCCAAATTCAGCTGAAAAAGTTTCTAGTGTACAAAGTGGaaattgtttttcaaaaaatgacCATTTTCAAGAAATTCCATTTCCAAATTCAGTTGATAAAACTGAAAACACCCTTTTCAAGATGGACATTTTCATGAAAGCCCATCTCAAAAATCAGCTGAAAAAGGTTCTAGTATGCAAATAGGAAAGGACTTTGCACAAACTGACCACTTTCAAGAAAGCCCAGTCCATCTTATGCAAAGTCCTACAAAAGCCAGAAACTGAATTATGGCATAGAGACACTTCCTTTTGCTTTAATTATTAGAGTTTATGACTATAGTGAATATATGCATCCCTATATCATATTGGTGATCTATTGCTTCCACATATACCTTTCCTTAGAAATCATTCTAGCTATTATATCAGGCTTGGCCCGTGGGCTTTTCAGGCTTCAACTCGAACCACATTTCAATGTACCATACTTATCTACCTCATTATAAGATTTCTGGGGCTGGCGCTGGAATCTCATCGTCTCTCAAATCCTTCGGCCCACTGTATACAAGCCAACTCTAAGCCTCTCCACGAACATTTTGGGCCGGAACTGGGCCCCACTTCCTGCCCTGATGGCTACATTCGTAGTATTGGGCCTAATGTACGAGCTGATATTTTACCATTTGGGCTAGGTTAAGCCCACTTGGGAAATAAACTGGTTCTTTTTGCTACATGGGGTGTGTTTAAACATCGAGATTTGTGTTAAGAAGGTGATTAATGGCAGGTTTAAGCTGCCGCGGATAATCGGGACGATCTTGACCGTTGGATTCGTTATGATCACGGGTTTTTGTCTATTTTTTCCGCAGTTGTTAAGGTGTAATTCTGATGTTAGTGCATTTGGAGAGTACGAAGCTATTGGTGCATTCTTTAAGGATATCACCAAGGCTGTGAATTCAACATTTTTGAGATAATCCATAGAAGTAGGGGTGTCAAATGAGCATGCTGGATTAAATTTAGATGGGCCAAAATGGATGGATCATTACCCCGTCCAAACTTGAATGAATTAGGCAAGTCATGTTTTTATGGGTTAATTTTTGCCACCCCTAgcgaaacaaattcacttttatttgatgtaACATATACTTATACACTAGTATACCATAAGTTGTTTAGGTTCTTACGCATGTACCGTGAAGTACGTTGGAGAACATTCATAAAAAGAGCATGGAAATCTGGTTAAGTGAAATAAAATTAGGATGTCAACTCCATTTTAGTCAACAAACTTTTATTTTGCTAAAAGATAAACATGTATTTTAAATTATAACTATATACTAATTTGTACATATATCAAACCACATATTCATAAGAAATAATTTCTACATTACAATCCATGCATAACGTGTACCTAAACCAAATTGCCCCTTAAGGCATCGTTTGGCTGATTGTATTAATCTCAACCGAACATTTTACATATAAGATAATACATTATTTGGTAAGATGCATAATGAAAATAATCGCTTGTACATAATTAATAAAGTACATATTTGATTAGCGGTATTAAATAGTACTCACATAGTCACATTTACACAAGCTTTTGGTTGTTTTTCCTCCATTGTTGAGAACTAAAGCAGAAATTAAAGCATGTACAGAATCTCTTGCTTTTTTAGAATTTATTAGGAATGGCACATTAATTAATTAGTCCTACCAATATCACATGTCCACTCCTATAAGACTAGGTTAATTACCCTATTGTATGTGTTTTTATGGAGTAGATTTTTGTATGAGTTTTTACGGAGTAGATTTTAAAGGTGAGAAATTTCTACTGTTATATAGTTGTTTGGACATGAATCAAGTGATATTTGTAAGAGGTTAAGAGATCTTATTTCCTCTATTTGAAGAGGGAAAGTGTATTTGAAGTTGAAAAATGATATTTGAACGTTGAAATTAtatttggacatgcattttatttgacaaaaaataaatttctatgagtgagaaaaaaaattaatcaatTGAAAATTTGATCTTCAAAACTATCAAAAATTATTCTACTGATATATAAACAATACATTAGAATAaacttaaaaaatataaaaaagatcATCTTCAGAAAATGGACCTTGAGTTTTATTTTGCCAAAGCTAACATACAATATTCGTCGACAAGGTTGTGGTAGAATGATAAGTAATTCATTCTTAAATAAAAGTTTTGCGTTTGACCCCGCGAATTAAAATTTAATCGGGTGTTAATACGAGGGGGTGTTGAAGGGTATGAGAAATTAGAAATGATATACTACGATATAAGAATACAAGATAGGGAAAATAACACTCTATGTCTATTttgagaaaatatatatatatatacaacaatgttAATTTACATctgtatagtcatatatatatatataatcaagtaagtgtataatgttgcATATCGAGCGTATGAACATTGTTGTAAAAAATGACTAAACAGATATAAATTAAAAGTATAACTATGTgaatgtaatattttatgttggattgtatattattgaaattatatGAGGATAGATACTCTGATATTGGAAACTATAGTAAATGTTGCCGCTTTGATGATCGTCAGACTTATGGtcaatttcaagaaaaggtggcGGACCCCAAATTTAGGCGAAGAATATAAAGCAGAAAAAACAAACTTCCAAATTAGACTGACGTTGCTTTTATTTGCACACTAATTTTGGATCCAACAAACACGTCATGCATAACAAAAAGTTGATAGGTTTAGCAATCTCGCAAGATTTTCATGATTAAGGAAGAAGTTGGAACACCAAGTACTTATAATGtttgtttaaatattttttaacgGTTACAACAAATATTGttaaaaaaacataaaatataacttaaaatgaaAATTGGTTTCATAGAAAACTGGACTATTATAGTAAAATATCGTTATAAAGGATGAttgttatagagagatttgaTTGTTTAACATATTATAGTAAGTTATTACGGTTTACTAATCGATACTTACAATATTCATAAGATGAGTTTAATTTCTATACACTAAAAGTATAAAAAGATAACTATCGTCATTGTCATTCATAAAATTTGGATGTAGTAAGTTGAAATCAGGCAAAATACATGTTACAATGTGTTAGAAtacattaataatgtaaaaaCTCTTCATACCAATGATGTGATTTTTGTTGAAAGATTACCAATATATGGTTGGTTTTTCAAATAGCTTGATTACATTTGGACCAAAAAGTAAAACTTGTTGGGTCATTttcccctattttgtgctggtctttaaattttctcttcgaggcaaatatttttttactgggcataaatttatattttcgcataATAATATTCCATAAATTATGCTTGCGCCCTTAAAGTACTTATATGTCCAGTACGCATAAGTTCGATCgctaaagggcaaaaattaaagaccaactcaTTGGAAGGACaaatcgtgcaatttcttcaaacTTGTTCATATTGAATTGTCAGTATAATAATATACCTCTTTATATGTGAAATACAGCTCTGTCCTAATAATTAAATGTATCTATGATGAAGACTAATTTAATTATGTGAACCCTCCCCAACCCCACTTCGAGATTCCCCTATGCCCAGCATCATTAAAtgtgttctttttcttttttcctatcAGAAAAATAATAAAAGTATCTCTTAATTCCAAAATCATCTACCAAGAAGAAGACGAAGAAACAAAGAAATGGAAGGCGAGATCCACAATTTCATAGTGGTATGGGCTATTATCTTAACAAGTTTATGTTATTCTCACACAATTGTCAAATTCTTTCCCAAAGGCAAATCAAGATTTGTGGCTATAATTCCAATAATTTGTCTATTTTTCATTCTTCCTCTTTATCTCACCTCCATTAATCTTGGTGCTACTACTTCTTTCTTCATTGCATGGCTAGCCAATTTCAAGCTTCTTCTTTTTGCTTTGGGTAAAGGTCCCTTGTCATcaaccccacctctaccacttTCAACATTCATACCCTTGGCTTGTTTGcctataaaatttcaaaaatattcaACTAGTGATGTTGAAACCACAAAAAAGAACACAAATTTAACTTTCAATCTTGTCACAAAAATTCCACTCCTAGCCATTTTGATAAGGGTCTATAATTATAATAACCATTTGTATCCAAAATTCATTCTCTTTTGTTATTGCCTCCACATTTATTTGTCCCTAGACATCATATTGACCATGGTTAGCACTATGGTTCGAGTTGTGAGCCGAGTCGAGCTTGAGCCTCCTTTTGATGAGCCTTACAAGACTAGCTCGCTTCAAGATTTCTGGGGCAGGAGGTGGAACCTTATGGTAACTAATATACTTCGTCCAACCGTTTATGATCCTGTAAGGTCAATGATGACGAACATGATCACAAGGAAGTGGGCCCCACTTCCTGCCATACTCGCGACGTTTTTCGTCTCGGGGATAATGCATGAACTGATTTTTTACTACATTGCAAGAGTGAAGTCTAGTTGGGAAGTCACATGTTTCTTTATCATTCATGGTGTGGCTTTAAGTCTTGAAATTATGATCAAGAAATTGTTGAATGACAAAATTAGGGTTCCTAGGATTATTTCAGGTCCATTAGCATTAGGATTTATTATTTTGACCAGTTTTTGGTTGTTTTTTCCACCTTTGTTGAGGGGTCAGCCAGATGTTAAAGGATGTACTGAATGTCTTGCTTTTTTAGAATTTGTGAGGTATGGTAAACTGGTTAGTCCTGCTAACATCACGTGTCCATTCTTGTAAGACTAGGTAATTATTCACACTGAAATAAAACGGTCTCAAATTGTATAACttttaatttcaaaatttatatgtttcctcattttttttggcttataattATTTGATATTTAGAGTTTATTGGCTCGATTAAGCCAAATCCTTCATGGTGTATAATTAAAGAGAGCCTACTCTCTATCAAGAGTTTTTTCATTCTCAGAACTTGAATCTGAAACTTATAGTTAAAGATAAAGTAATTTCTTTCTCCCACTATAATGGTGCCGGATGCTAATGTCAAATGACAGTAGGATGCAAAAAGATCTAATATGTATAAAGAAGTTTTTCATTATTAGATTATTATAAGGTCCCGTTTGTATAATATTTGAAGATTGTTTAAAATaaagatttgttttcaaattgGCTAATTATTTAAAAACTCCGAATTTGAAATATGAAAcgtaaaattttaaaaataggttctaaaAGTTTTTCAAGTTTTTTCATGCTTTCACTAACAAAAGCCTCAACTGTGTTTTCATGTACAAAGACTACTTCAATTTTGAATATCCTTTTTAACATAActtcaaatattatttttttttcttttctttttttcaaatttaacccgattcatgtccaaacgcctaaaTTTACTAATAATTTTGTATACTGATGTTTATCGGTAATGCAGGAAAGAGTGTAAATAGCGAGCTATTACAgattaaacaacaacaacaacaacaatagctaTTACAGATTAAACTATATAGATAATAGCTTACAAatatttcacacaatcaacgtgTATGATCACATAAAAGCAAAACAAGAAAAAGTCTCTCCTAAGTTGGCTTACTTTAGAAGAAAATGTGAATTTGACTTTGAGGGGTgctttacaatatatatatatatatatatatatatatatatatatatatatatatatttatttatttattttattatttttttttattattttttttttattatttttttttttcatgtgccATTATTTGAACAAATTAGTTAAAAAATACATAATATATGTAAAttctgttttttatttttataatagaTGTATTATTGTCAATATTGGTCGGCGGTTCAAGAAGTCTTCTGTTTTTGTATAATCCCTTGTGGATCTTGATGATGTGTTATACACTATAAAATGTAACATATGCAGCTAATAaccattattttttattttgttatagaTAAACATGCTTGAACTTTGAAGGAATATTTACTTCATTATCATAGTTTGAAATGATATACATAAATTCTTAAACTCATAAGCAGTCGTAGTAGACTTTCATAATGTTACTTTTCAAGAAAAGATAGCCGATATCATCGATGGGTGTGGTGAGATGGATAGAATCACTTCACACTTAATCAGGGTCTGAGCTGCGACCCCCGAATAAAGAAATTCATGATATGGAGTGTAAATTCATGATATGGAGTGTTTCTCTCTTAATGAGCCCTATGCACTGCGAATTCAGAATAGTCAGACTAGTGGAGTGATTTCAAGTCGGTTTGGCTCACCTCCAGTACTTCATCCCTCCATTTCCCCAAGTACAGCCTTAAAATTTCGCCACATGTCTCTTAAATAATCTAACGGATCAGATCTATTTGATTAACCAAAGATGTTTTAACCATGATAAAATATTCTCTCTCCTAATCTCTCCAATTGTTGCTTTTATCATTTCTTTCtcagaaaagaagaagatgagtACTAATTTATGAGTTCTACCTTGTTGCAATTaaatttagttgttgttgttggttgtttgatAATGGAAGAAAATCAATGGCGAAACAGAGAGGGAAAACGAaaatttcatagttttttgtGGGATTTTCACCTCCAAATTACATGCTTTGGTTCATTTTCACACGACCCCAATTTGAAGGAttgacttccttttttttttttttgggtcaatcGTTGTTGTTGATTTAACAGAAGACTTTTACTCTGTTTCTTGCACAATTAAGAAATAACACATCTTTCCTTTAAATCATTCAAAAAAGAGAAGAACAAGATCCATAGGGTGCAACTGAAATATCAAATTTCAGAGAATGGAGTCAGTGATATGCACCTTTGATTTGCGTTGCtttgcagatttttttttttaactctagTTAGACAATCAGTTAAGGAAATTAAATATGGACCATTGATTGAAAAAGTGGACAGATGTTGCTCATTTAAAGGTGTACTGGATGAAATGGAGGAGATCCCCACTGGAGGGGAGCCGAGTCCATTTCAAGTTTAGGAGAATGGACTAGTGACCAATATTTTTACATTGTTATTGAACCTAACAACTCGTCGTGAATAACAGATGGTGTTGACATCGAACGTACTCCTCTTGGTGTATTTATTGAAGACTGTCAATATTTGTTAAATGTCAACAAGGCCTCTATTAAACACATCTGAAGAGACGATCGATCTGCTGACTTTCTGGCAAAAGAAGGGGACAttaaaggtgtcaaccggttaaactgtaaccggtttaaccggtaaccggaaccggttaaaccggaaccgaaccggaaccggttataccggttaaccggttccggttaaccggatattaatttaccggtccggttccaaattttttttaaccggaaccggttaaaccggttaaaccggaaccggaaccggttaaaccggttaaaccggttaaaattaaaaaaaaaatagtatatatattaagtatatattgtatatatagtagatatgtatacatagtatatatattaagttatacttatatatatatatatatatatatatatatatatatatatatatattaagttatgcatatatttagtatatatattaagttatacatatatatagtatatatattaagtatatattgtatatatagtatatatattaagtatatattgtatatatagtagatatgtatatatagtatatatattaagttatacatatatatagtatatatattaagttatatatatatatatagtatatatattaagtatatattgtatatatagtatatatattaagtatatattgtatatatagtagatatgtatatatagtatatatattaagttatacctatatatatatatatatattaagctatacctatatatagtatatagtacatatatatacatatatatagtatatatattaagttatgcatatatttagtatatatagtatatagtacatatatatacatatatatagtatatatattaagttatgcatatatttagtatatagtacatatatatacatatatatagtatatatattaagttatgcatatatttagtatatat from Lycium barbarum isolate Lr01 chromosome 10, ASM1917538v2, whole genome shotgun sequence includes:
- the LOC132614810 gene encoding acyl-CoA--sterol O-acyltransferase 1-like, translating into MEGEIHNFIVVWAIILTSLCYSHTIVKFFPKGKSRFVAIIPIICLFFILPLYLTSINLGATTSFFIAWLANFKLLLFALGKGPLSSTPPLPLSTFIPLACLPIKFQKYSTSDVETTKKNTNLTFNLVTKIPLLAILIRVYNYNNHLYPKFILFCYCLHIYLSLDIILTMVSTMVRVVSRVELEPPFDEPYKTSSLQDFWGRRWNLMVTNILRPTVYDPVRSMMTNMITRKWAPLPAILATFFVSGIMHELIFYYIARVKSSWEVTCFFIIHGVALSLEIMIKKLLNDKIRVPRIISGPLALGFIILTSFWLFFPPLLRGQPDVKGCTECLAFLEFVRYGKLVSPANITCPFL